The following are from one region of the Paenalkalicoccus suaedae genome:
- a CDS encoding MBL fold metallo-hydrolase yields the protein MSLRFSVLASGSTGNAIYIETPKQRLLVDAGLTGKKLVESLTEIGVNPSDLDGILVSHEHSDHIKGVGILSRRFHVPIYANEKTWQAMERSIGKISPDHKFHFESDKLRTFEDLDVSSFRVSHDAADPMFFSFMHEGRKLTVLTDTGYVSDHMMGAAEDSNVLLMESNHDVGMLRMGSYPWSTKRRILSDEGHVSNEDAGLALIDMTKNRKMDVYLSHLSLNNNVKEIATMTVQQTLQGAGIDVVNQVRLFDTDPYVPTTLKTV from the coding sequence ATGAGTTTACGATTTAGCGTACTTGCGAGCGGAAGTACAGGAAATGCGATTTATATAGAAACGCCAAAGCAACGATTGCTCGTGGATGCAGGACTAACAGGTAAAAAGCTCGTTGAAAGCTTAACAGAAATCGGTGTGAACCCTAGTGATTTGGACGGTATTTTAGTAAGCCATGAGCATAGTGACCACATTAAAGGTGTCGGGATTTTATCCCGACGCTTTCATGTGCCGATTTATGCAAACGAAAAAACATGGCAGGCGATGGAGCGGTCAATTGGAAAGATTTCGCCAGATCATAAGTTTCATTTTGAGAGCGATAAACTGCGCACATTTGAGGATTTAGACGTGTCGTCGTTCCGTGTCTCTCACGATGCAGCTGACCCGATGTTCTTTTCCTTCATGCATGAAGGTCGCAAGCTAACGGTGTTAACAGACACAGGCTATGTCAGCGACCATATGATGGGTGCTGCGGAGGATTCTAATGTGCTGTTAATGGAGTCTAACCATGATGTGGGTATGCTACGTATGGGCAGCTATCCATGGTCCACGAAACGGCGTATATTGAGTGATGAAGGACACGTATCGAACGAGGATGCTGGACTTGCGCTAATTGACATGACGAAAAACCGAAAGATGGACGTCTATTTATCACACTTAAGCTTAAATAATAACGTGAAAGAAATTGCGACGATGACCGTCCAACAAACTCTTCAAGGAGCAGGTATTGATGTCGTGAATCAGGTTAGACTATTTGATACCGATCCTTATGTACCAACTACGCTAAAAACGGTGTAA
- a CDS encoding ABC transporter substrate-binding protein: MKKGKWLVSVLALTTLLAACGGDDSEPANGGTNDGATNNEPANNEEPANGENGEAAAEEPAGDMAADQSLIFARGGDSVSLDYASVTDGESSRVTQQIYESLLFFADDSFELEPGLATEWDVSEDGLTYTFTLREGVSFHDGTPFNADAVKLNFERWADPNHEYNFADEGYAYSVYGTQFGGFAGDEGHVIEEINAVSDYEVEFVLNQQLGSFLQNMGMSYFAMTSPAAFEEFGATINENPVGTGPFKFVSWSRNDSIVLEKNEDYWQEGLPKLDQVIFQVIPDNSARLTALRSGEIDLMDGLNPDDIAAIEGEAGLAMFERTTNNIGYLGFNMDKEPFDNQQVRQALNHAIDKETLITTLYAGLAEPAKNIIPPGYLGYNDQVDEYAYDPDRAMELLEEAGLGDGFELDLWTMPVARPYMPDPERAAEVMQANLADIGVTANIVSMEWATYLEQTEAGEQDVFMLGWSGTNGDPDYFFGNLLTQDAIPGGNRTFYRSDEFDALVDQAKVSIDEEERADLYEQAQAIMHEDAPMVPLVHSRPVLAGSDRIADYVPHPSTSEPLTDVYLTE, translated from the coding sequence ATGAAGAAGGGTAAATGGTTAGTTTCCGTTCTTGCACTCACGACATTACTCGCAGCCTGTGGCGGCGACGATTCTGAGCCAGCAAACGGAGGAACAAATGATGGCGCAACAAACAACGAGCCAGCGAATAACGAAGAGCCAGCAAATGGCGAAAACGGAGAAGCTGCAGCAGAAGAACCAGCAGGAGATATGGCTGCTGACCAAAGCTTAATTTTTGCACGTGGTGGAGACTCAGTAAGTCTTGACTACGCAAGTGTTACAGACGGAGAATCCTCTCGTGTTACGCAACAAATCTATGAAAGCTTACTATTCTTTGCTGACGACTCGTTTGAATTAGAGCCAGGTCTTGCAACAGAATGGGACGTATCAGAAGACGGATTAACGTACACATTCACACTTCGTGAAGGCGTAAGCTTCCACGACGGTACACCATTTAATGCAGATGCAGTAAAGCTAAACTTTGAGCGTTGGGCTGATCCTAACCACGAGTATAACTTTGCTGACGAAGGATACGCGTATAGCGTATACGGCACACAGTTTGGTGGATTCGCTGGTGACGAAGGTCACGTAATCGAAGAAATTAATGCGGTTAGTGACTATGAAGTGGAGTTTGTTTTAAACCAACAGCTAGGATCTTTCCTCCAAAACATGGGGATGAGCTACTTCGCCATGACTTCTCCAGCAGCATTTGAGGAGTTTGGAGCTACAATTAACGAGAACCCAGTAGGAACAGGACCATTCAAGTTTGTTAGCTGGAGCCGTAACGACTCGATCGTTCTTGAAAAGAACGAAGACTACTGGCAAGAAGGTCTACCAAAGCTTGATCAAGTTATCTTCCAAGTAATTCCGGATAACTCTGCTCGTCTAACAGCACTTCGTTCTGGTGAAATCGATCTTATGGACGGTTTAAACCCAGATGATATTGCTGCAATTGAAGGAGAAGCTGGTCTAGCAATGTTTGAACGTACAACTAATAACATTGGTTACCTAGGCTTCAACATGGATAAAGAGCCATTCGACAACCAGCAGGTACGTCAAGCACTTAACCATGCAATCGATAAAGAAACACTAATCACAACGCTATATGCTGGTCTTGCGGAGCCTGCTAAAAACATTATCCCACCAGGATACTTAGGCTATAACGACCAGGTTGATGAGTATGCATATGATCCAGATCGCGCAATGGAGCTTCTTGAAGAAGCGGGACTTGGCGATGGATTTGAGCTAGACCTATGGACAATGCCAGTTGCACGTCCATACATGCCAGACCCAGAGCGAGCTGCTGAAGTTATGCAGGCAAACCTTGCTGATATTGGTGTTACTGCTAACATCGTATCCATGGAGTGGGCAACGTACCTAGAGCAAACAGAAGCTGGAGAGCAAGATGTCTTCATGCTAGGTTGGTCTGGTACAAACGGGGATCCTGACTACTTCTTCGGTAACCTATTAACTCAGGACGCTATTCCTGGTGGTAACCGTACGTTCTACCGTAGCGATGAGTTCGACGCGTTAGTCGACCAAGCGAAGGTATCCATTGATGAAGAAGAGCGCGCTGACCTGTATGAGCAAGCACAAGCGATCATGCACGAGGATGCTCCAATGGTTCCACTTGTACACTCTCGCCCAGTTCTAGCTGGTAGCGATCGTATCGCTGACTACGTGCCTCACCCATCTACAAGTGAGCCACTAACAGACGTATATTTGACTGAGTAA
- the argS gene encoding arginine--tRNA ligase, which produces MIYEQALSILSPHVQEDLQKEEILSLLETPKREFGDVAFPCFRLAKTRRKSKATIAQEIATAIGPEAEAIGGYVNLRLPRGTFAEELLASILSAGKNYGQQPASSKKVAIDFSSPNIAKPFSMGHLRSTVIGHAIARLYEKNGATPIRINHIGDWGTQFGKLIYAYKQWGSEVKIRENPIKELFTLYVRFHEEENQDPTLADKGRYWFKQLEEGDQEATSLWTWFREESLRAFTELYDLLGVTFDTYEGESFYNDKMTQALKRLEDQQLLSESDGATIVSLGKYGYPPLLLKKSDGATLYATRDVAAACYRKEYYKADELVYVVGNEQQLYFNQLQAVLKEANIAPSLSHVRFGMVLQDGKKMSTRKGKVILLEDVLAEAIDLAAHNIEEKNPGLPNKEEVAKQVGVGAILFHDLKNDRLHDLAFSLKDILQFEGETGPYVQYAYARASSLIKKSSSIKPSPTNRPYSDEEWHVITTLSQFPIVLKDACDKHNPSLVARYTLDLARDFSRFYAHEPISQDASKLAIVESVRTVLQEGLWILGIEAPEDM; this is translated from the coding sequence ATGATTTACGAACAAGCGCTATCTATTCTATCCCCTCACGTACAAGAAGATCTTCAAAAAGAGGAGATTCTTTCTCTCCTCGAAACGCCAAAACGTGAATTTGGTGACGTCGCCTTTCCATGTTTCAGACTAGCAAAGACTCGTCGCAAGTCGAAAGCCACGATTGCTCAGGAAATTGCCACAGCAATCGGTCCAGAGGCTGAAGCCATCGGTGGTTATGTCAACCTGCGTCTTCCACGCGGGACATTTGCCGAAGAGCTACTTGCATCTATCCTATCTGCCGGCAAGAATTATGGGCAACAGCCTGCCTCGAGTAAAAAGGTCGCGATTGACTTTTCTTCCCCAAACATCGCTAAGCCATTCTCGATGGGTCATTTGAGATCGACGGTGATTGGGCATGCCATCGCTCGCTTGTACGAAAAAAATGGCGCAACTCCGATCCGCATTAATCATATCGGCGACTGGGGCACACAGTTTGGCAAGCTGATTTATGCTTACAAGCAGTGGGGTTCTGAGGTGAAAATTAGAGAGAATCCGATCAAAGAGTTATTCACTCTCTACGTCCGCTTTCATGAAGAAGAGAACCAGGACCCAACACTTGCCGACAAAGGACGCTATTGGTTTAAGCAATTAGAGGAGGGCGATCAAGAGGCTACGTCACTTTGGACGTGGTTTCGCGAGGAGTCGTTGCGCGCCTTTACCGAACTTTATGATCTTTTAGGCGTCACGTTTGATACGTATGAAGGGGAATCTTTCTATAATGATAAGATGACCCAGGCACTCAAAAGGCTTGAGGACCAGCAGCTTCTTAGTGAATCAGATGGCGCAACGATTGTTTCGTTAGGAAAGTATGGGTATCCTCCGCTTTTACTAAAAAAATCAGACGGTGCAACACTTTACGCAACGCGAGACGTTGCGGCAGCATGCTATCGTAAGGAGTACTACAAGGCGGATGAGCTCGTCTATGTCGTCGGCAATGAGCAACAGCTTTACTTTAATCAGCTTCAAGCTGTGTTAAAGGAGGCCAACATTGCGCCCTCCCTCTCTCACGTTCGCTTTGGCATGGTGCTACAGGATGGGAAGAAAATGTCGACTCGAAAAGGAAAGGTTATTTTGTTGGAGGATGTATTAGCAGAAGCGATCGACTTAGCTGCACATAATATAGAAGAAAAAAATCCAGGACTTCCAAATAAAGAGGAAGTTGCAAAGCAAGTAGGCGTTGGCGCTATTCTCTTTCACGACTTAAAAAACGATCGCCTTCATGACTTAGCGTTTTCATTAAAGGATATTTTGCAGTTTGAAGGCGAGACTGGACCATACGTGCAATACGCATATGCAAGAGCTTCATCCCTGATCAAGAAGTCGTCCTCTATAAAGCCTTCGCCTACTAATCGACCTTACTCGGATGAGGAATGGCACGTGATTACCACACTGTCGCAATTTCCAATCGTCTTAAAAGACGCCTGCGACAAGCATAATCCTTCCCTTGTTGCTCGCTACACGCTGGACCTTGCTCGTGATTTTTCGCGCTTTTATGCACACGAACCTATCTCGCAGGATGCCTCCAAGCTTGCTATCGTGGAGTCTGTCCGCACCGTTCTTCAAGAAGGCCTGTGGATACTTGGCATTGAGGCGCCAGAAGATATGTAA
- a CDS encoding ABC transporter ATP-binding protein, whose amino-acid sequence MAQTETKPLLKVKGLKKYFPITGGVFAKRVGDVKAVDDVSFEVYEGEVLGIVGESGCGKSTTGKSLLRLIEPSAGEIEFEGKDVTKLSNEEMRKMRRDMQIIFQDPYASLNPRHKIEKILSEPLIVHGIGTKAERKKKVQEILEIVGLPGEMASRYPHQFSGGQRQRIGIARALIVNPKLIVCDEPVSALDVSIQSQILNLMEDLQEKFGLTYIFIAHDLSVVKHISDRIGVMYLGKMVELASNEALYEEPLHPYTQSLLSAVPDPDPDVRRERVILQGDVPSPSNPPSGCTFHTRCPKAMDVCKSVVPTFQEAKDSHFVACHLYTKEGQEPATTDYYSKSN is encoded by the coding sequence ATGGCGCAAACAGAGACGAAGCCACTGTTAAAAGTTAAAGGACTTAAAAAATATTTTCCCATTACAGGTGGGGTATTTGCCAAGCGAGTAGGGGACGTCAAGGCAGTGGATGACGTATCCTTTGAGGTCTATGAAGGCGAGGTATTAGGGATTGTAGGAGAATCTGGCTGTGGGAAATCGACAACAGGGAAATCACTCTTACGACTCATTGAACCGTCTGCTGGAGAAATAGAATTTGAAGGCAAGGACGTCACAAAGCTTAGCAATGAAGAGATGCGCAAGATGCGACGAGATATGCAAATTATCTTTCAGGATCCATACGCATCACTGAACCCTAGACATAAAATCGAAAAGATCCTTTCAGAGCCACTTATTGTCCATGGAATTGGGACAAAAGCGGAGCGTAAAAAGAAGGTACAAGAGATTTTAGAAATCGTTGGACTTCCTGGAGAAATGGCGTCTCGCTATCCGCACCAGTTTAGTGGTGGTCAACGTCAGCGCATCGGGATTGCACGAGCGTTAATCGTTAATCCGAAGCTTATTGTATGTGATGAGCCTGTTTCTGCGCTTGATGTTTCCATACAATCTCAAATATTGAATTTGATGGAGGACCTTCAAGAGAAATTTGGTCTTACCTATATCTTTATTGCGCACGATTTGAGTGTAGTGAAGCACATTAGCGATCGTATTGGCGTGATGTATTTAGGCAAAATGGTCGAGCTTGCTTCAAATGAAGCGCTCTACGAGGAGCCTCTTCATCCATATACGCAGTCTCTACTTTCCGCTGTACCGGATCCAGATCCGGATGTCAGACGCGAGCGTGTTATTTTGCAGGGCGATGTACCAAGCCCATCCAATCCACCGTCAGGCTGCACGTTCCATACGCGCTGTCCGAAGGCCATGGATGTATGTAAGTCCGTTGTACCAACGTTCCAAGAAGCAAAGGATAGCCATTTTGTAGCCTGCCACTTATACACCAAAGAGGGACAAGAGCCGGCGACTACAGATTACTATAGCAAGTCAAACTAA
- a CDS encoding S1C family serine protease: MGYYDSDSPRAGRRSNGSKRTGFVGFFASIAGALLVLFSVPFLSSNGFLPYEVVPQGASSVEEVQTNSEASSEDITEQLETVNLQTTSEVIEAVDRVSDAVVGVVNMNAQDTSMFSNGGRDLGTGSGIIYKIEGERAFVVTNQHVIEGAASGQTRIDITLGDGSRVPAEFVGEDVLTDLAVLTIDSEGIDTVADFGDSESLRAGEPAIAIGNPLSFEGSVTLGIISAVERSIPIDLTGNGQPDWEAEVLQTDAAINPGNSGGALLNIQGEVIGINSMKISQQEVEGIGFSIPTDIAVPVIEDLEQFGEVQRPQMGIVLRSLQEIPSFHWQDTLGLPEDVTGGVYVEGVQPNTPAATAGLNEGDVIVSLDGEEVLDANDLRRFLYSDVSIGDTIEVSFYRDGEQQSVELTLEKQVF, translated from the coding sequence ATGGGATATTACGATTCAGATTCACCACGAGCAGGTAGACGCAGTAATGGATCGAAACGCACAGGCTTTGTTGGATTTTTTGCAAGTATCGCAGGAGCGCTTCTTGTTTTGTTCTCTGTCCCGTTTCTTTCTTCAAACGGATTTCTCCCGTATGAGGTTGTTCCTCAAGGAGCGAGTAGCGTAGAAGAAGTGCAAACAAATAGTGAAGCAAGCTCAGAAGATATAACAGAACAGCTAGAGACTGTTAATTTACAAACGACTTCAGAAGTCATTGAAGCCGTTGACCGTGTTTCAGACGCAGTCGTAGGTGTTGTAAACATGAACGCGCAGGATACGAGCATGTTTAGCAACGGCGGACGTGATCTTGGCACAGGATCCGGCATCATTTATAAAATTGAAGGTGAACGCGCTTTTGTCGTAACGAATCAGCACGTTATAGAGGGTGCCGCATCTGGCCAAACGCGTATTGATATCACGCTTGGAGACGGCTCTCGCGTACCAGCTGAATTTGTTGGGGAAGATGTGTTAACGGACTTAGCCGTACTTACGATTGATTCAGAAGGCATCGATACAGTTGCTGACTTTGGAGACTCCGAATCATTACGGGCTGGCGAGCCAGCAATTGCGATTGGTAACCCACTATCCTTTGAAGGCTCTGTCACGTTAGGTATCATCAGTGCCGTGGAGAGAAGTATTCCAATTGATTTAACAGGCAATGGACAGCCTGATTGGGAAGCGGAGGTTTTACAAACTGATGCTGCGATTAACCCAGGTAACTCAGGTGGTGCGCTATTGAATATTCAAGGAGAGGTCATTGGTATTAACTCTATGAAGATCTCTCAGCAAGAAGTAGAAGGAATTGGCTTTTCTATTCCGACAGATATCGCTGTACCAGTTATTGAGGACCTAGAGCAGTTTGGTGAAGTACAGCGCCCTCAAATGGGTATCGTGCTTCGATCTCTGCAAGAAATCCCTAGCTTCCACTGGCAGGATACATTAGGCCTTCCAGAAGACGTCACTGGTGGTGTATATGTAGAAGGCGTACAGCCAAATACACCAGCAGCTACGGCAGGCCTCAATGAAGGCGACGTTATCGTATCGCTAGACGGAGAAGAAGTACTTGATGCAAACGATTTACGACGATTCCTTTACTCGGATGTTAGCATTGGAGATACGATCGAGGTATCCTTCTACCGTGACGGCGAACAGCAAAGCGTCGAACTAACGTTAGAAAAACAAGTATTTTAA
- the adh gene encoding aldehyde dehydrogenase: MKYAAPNTKDSLVQFKSRYDNYIGGEWVAPRGGEYFENTTSVTGEVICEMARSQKEDIELALDAAHKAKAAWGATSTTERANILNKIADRMEANLEMLAVAETWENGKAVRETLAADIPLAVDHFRYFAGAIRAQEGSIGQIDNDLVAYHFHEPVGVVGQIIPWNFPLLMAAWKLAPALVAGNCVVLKPAEQTPTSIFVWLELIEDLLPPGVLNIVSGFGVEAGKPLASNSRINKVAFTGETTTGRLIMQYASENLIPVTLELGGKSPNLFFEDVLQHNDSFFQKALEGFSMFALNQGEVCTCPSRALIQDSIYDKFMQHAVERVNKIKMGDPLDTDTMMGAQASKEQLDKILSYMDIGKQEGAKILTGGEQADLGGSLSGGYYVKPTIFEGKNNMRIFQEEIFGPVVSVTSFKDHAEALHIANDTLYGLGAGVWSRNINTAYRFGRAIQAGRVWTNCYHDYPAHAAFGGYKKSGIGRENHLMMLGHYQQTKNMLVSYSEEPKGFF; encoded by the coding sequence ATGAAATACGCTGCACCGAACACGAAGGATAGCTTAGTACAATTTAAGAGCCGTTATGACAACTATATTGGAGGAGAATGGGTAGCACCGCGTGGTGGCGAGTATTTTGAGAATACGACCTCCGTTACTGGCGAAGTGATCTGTGAGATGGCACGCTCTCAAAAAGAGGACATCGAGCTTGCACTTGACGCTGCTCATAAAGCGAAGGCTGCATGGGGCGCAACCTCTACAACAGAACGAGCAAACATATTAAATAAAATTGCCGATCGCATGGAGGCAAACCTAGAGATGCTAGCTGTTGCCGAGACGTGGGAAAACGGAAAGGCTGTGCGTGAAACATTGGCTGCAGATATTCCGCTCGCAGTCGACCATTTCCGCTACTTTGCGGGAGCAATTCGTGCGCAGGAAGGTAGTATCGGTCAAATCGATAACGATCTCGTTGCCTACCATTTCCATGAGCCAGTTGGCGTTGTCGGACAGATTATTCCGTGGAACTTCCCGCTTCTTATGGCTGCTTGGAAGCTCGCACCAGCACTCGTTGCCGGCAACTGTGTCGTATTAAAGCCTGCTGAACAAACGCCAACGTCTATTTTTGTTTGGCTTGAGCTGATCGAAGACCTCCTGCCACCTGGCGTGTTAAATATCGTGAGCGGGTTTGGCGTCGAGGCTGGTAAGCCACTTGCGTCCAATTCACGAATTAATAAAGTCGCTTTCACTGGCGAAACAACGACGGGACGTCTCATCATGCAGTATGCATCGGAAAACTTGATCCCAGTCACACTTGAGCTTGGCGGTAAGTCTCCGAACCTCTTCTTCGAAGACGTGCTCCAGCACAACGATAGCTTTTTCCAAAAAGCATTAGAAGGCTTCTCCATGTTTGCCTTAAACCAAGGAGAAGTATGTACATGTCCATCTCGTGCGCTCATTCAGGACTCGATTTATGACAAGTTCATGCAGCACGCTGTGGAGCGCGTCAACAAAATTAAGATGGGTGACCCTCTAGATACAGACACGATGATGGGCGCACAGGCTTCTAAAGAGCAGCTCGACAAAATCCTTTCCTATATGGATATTGGTAAGCAGGAAGGCGCTAAAATCCTGACAGGCGGCGAGCAGGCCGACCTTGGTGGTAGCCTAAGCGGTGGCTATTACGTCAAGCCAACCATTTTTGAGGGCAAAAATAATATGCGTATCTTCCAAGAGGAGATTTTTGGTCCTGTTGTATCGGTTACGTCCTTTAAGGATCACGCTGAGGCGCTCCACATTGCAAACGACACGCTCTATGGACTTGGCGCTGGCGTCTGGTCACGTAACATCAACACCGCTTACCGCTTCGGTCGCGCTATTCAAGCAGGACGCGTGTGGACAAACTGTTACCACGACTACCCTGCACACGCTGCATTCGGAGGCTATAAAAAGTCCGGAATCGGCCGTGAGAATCACCTTATGATGCTCGGTCACTATCAGCAGACCAAGAACATGCTAGTTAGCTATAGCGAGGAGCCAAAAGGATTCTTTTAA
- a CDS encoding two-component system regulatory protein YycI — MDWSKTKSIFIVTFFMLNIFLGYQLYEKQAQRQISDLPSWELESQIAEQNIDIQIEDPEETLYGAPITAQIRTFQEPFLNQELEDQTITLLNDSIITSELDTPVRLVSSNLRASVEAFLSQNYVLNGDRYEFAAHDEDEGVIGLYQTYDGIKIDQYDRENFHLLLFLNEEGNIDSYQQTYLAITEQGAEQELLSPVKVIEVLMRESQLPPNSVVDGAELGYYNRVEIDADFQVYAPVWRIQANDEYYFVDAIRGELQSSN; from the coding sequence ATGGACTGGAGTAAAACAAAATCCATTTTTATTGTCACCTTTTTTATGCTTAACATATTCCTTGGCTATCAGCTCTACGAAAAGCAGGCACAGCGGCAAATTAGTGATCTGCCTTCTTGGGAGCTTGAATCGCAAATCGCGGAGCAGAATATTGATATTCAAATAGAAGATCCGGAAGAGACGCTGTATGGTGCACCGATAACAGCACAGATACGAACATTTCAAGAGCCGTTTTTAAATCAGGAGCTAGAGGATCAAACAATTACGCTGTTAAACGATTCCATTATTACGTCAGAGCTTGATACACCAGTAAGACTTGTTTCATCTAATTTGCGAGCAAGCGTAGAGGCATTCTTAAGCCAGAACTATGTGCTAAATGGGGATCGCTATGAGTTTGCTGCGCATGATGAAGATGAGGGAGTTATTGGTCTCTACCAAACGTATGATGGGATTAAAATTGATCAGTATGATCGGGAGAATTTTCATTTACTGCTATTTTTAAATGAGGAAGGTAATATTGATTCCTATCAGCAAACGTATTTAGCTATTACAGAGCAGGGAGCTGAGCAGGAGCTATTGTCCCCTGTTAAAGTTATCGAAGTGCTGATGAGGGAATCGCAGCTTCCGCCAAACTCGGTGGTAGATGGTGCGGAGCTTGGTTACTATAATCGAGTAGAGATTGACGCAGACTTTCAAGTGTATGCACCAGTATGGCGCATTCAAGCAAACGACGAATATTATTTTGTCGACGCCATTAGAGGCGAATTACAATCCAGCAACTAA
- a CDS encoding DUF779 domain-containing protein has product MVERVTATDATLELIEKLKNRHGPLMFHQSGGCCDGSSPMCYQDGELRIGESDIHLGTIGDSNFYISKDQYEYWKHTQLIIDVVDGRGGMFSLEGPEGKRFLVRSRVFTEEERAELKL; this is encoded by the coding sequence ATGGTGGAGCGAGTAACGGCAACAGATGCAACACTCGAGCTCATTGAAAAACTGAAGAATCGCCACGGCCCACTCATGTTCCATCAATCAGGAGGCTGCTGTGACGGTAGCTCGCCGATGTGTTACCAAGATGGGGAGCTACGCATCGGTGAATCAGATATTCATTTAGGTACCATTGGAGACAGCAACTTTTACATCTCCAAAGACCAATATGAATATTGGAAGCACACGCAGCTCATCATTGATGTCGTGGACGGACGAGGCGGCATGTTTTCGTTGGAAGGACCTGAGGGGAAGCGATTTTTAGTCCGCTCGCGCGTGTTTACGGAAGAAGAACGCGCGGAGCTGAAGCTTTAA
- a CDS encoding CxxH/CxxC protein, which produces MIIYSCTEHIEEALEECLEDGSLPPHMEKLAEVAEEKWTCFLCEAEADYKVEKND; this is translated from the coding sequence ATGATCATTTACAGCTGTACAGAGCACATTGAAGAAGCGCTGGAAGAGTGCCTAGAAGACGGAAGCTTACCGCCACATATGGAAAAATTAGCAGAAGTAGCAGAGGAAAAATGGACCTGTTTCTTATGCGAAGCCGAAGCCGATTACAAAGTGGAGAAGAACGATTAA
- a CDS encoding ABC transporter ATP-binding protein, translating to MNKPVLEVNHLETHFFTDRGEIPAVDDVSFYINAGEVLGIVGESGCGKSVTSLSVMGLVPNPPGKIVGGEIVFRQQDGKEENLVTISKKRMRDLRGNQIAMIFQEPMTSLDPLFKIGFQIMEGVRRHRDVSKKEARQIAIDMLKLVGIPRADEIVDEYPHQLSGGMRQRVMIAIAMACDPEVLIADEPTTALDVTIQAQILDLMRKLNKEKGTAIMMITHDLGVVAEMCDRVAVMYAGKVVEQGDVRTILKEPKHPYTRGLIRSLPKITGREERLYSIPGNVPKPGSIKTGCRFAARCEDAFDRCVKEDPALLELKQGHTCRCFLYDQEGGESNGANRDEATVKS from the coding sequence ATGAATAAGCCCGTACTCGAAGTGAATCACCTAGAGACACACTTTTTTACAGACCGGGGCGAGATTCCAGCGGTAGATGATGTTAGTTTTTACATAAACGCAGGAGAAGTATTAGGGATAGTTGGTGAATCTGGTTGCGGTAAGAGTGTTACTTCTTTATCTGTCATGGGTCTAGTCCCAAATCCACCAGGCAAAATCGTAGGTGGAGAGATTGTATTCCGTCAGCAGGATGGAAAAGAAGAAAACCTCGTCACCATTTCTAAAAAAAGAATGCGAGATCTAAGAGGGAATCAGATCGCGATGATCTTCCAAGAGCCGATGACGTCTCTTGACCCACTCTTCAAAATTGGTTTTCAGATCATGGAGGGGGTAAGGCGACATCGCGATGTGAGTAAAAAGGAAGCACGTCAAATAGCGATTGACATGCTCAAGCTTGTTGGGATTCCGAGAGCCGATGAGATCGTGGATGAATATCCTCATCAGCTGTCAGGTGGGATGAGACAGCGTGTCATGATAGCCATTGCGATGGCGTGTGATCCAGAGGTGCTCATAGCGGACGAGCCTACAACTGCGCTTGATGTGACGATTCAAGCCCAAATTCTGGATTTGATGCGTAAGTTAAATAAAGAAAAAGGAACGGCGATCATGATGATCACACACGATCTAGGCGTTGTTGCCGAGATGTGTGATCGGGTTGCCGTTATGTATGCGGGGAAGGTTGTGGAGCAAGGAGATGTGCGCACGATTTTGAAAGAGCCGAAGCATCCGTATACGCGAGGGCTTATCAGGTCTTTACCTAAGATTACAGGACGCGAAGAGCGCCTTTATTCGATTCCGGGTAACGTGCCAAAGCCAGGCTCTATTAAAACAGGATGTCGTTTTGCAGCAAGGTGTGAGGATGCGTTTGATCGATGTGTGAAAGAGGATCCGGCGCTACTTGAACTAAAGCAAGGTCATACATGTCGCTGCTTCTTATACGATCAAGAAGGGGGCGAAAGTAATGGCGCAAACAGAGACGAAGCCACTGTTAAAAGTTAA